The following proteins are co-located in the Imtechella halotolerans genome:
- a CDS encoding FecR family protein: MKLFPLNKDAFMRLAYRYSKDLCSTKEKEVFEHFLTALQERKLNWELTDEDASRMRMLLHIKQRIDEQSNLRYTIVRIAAAIAFLVTMISMGYYFVTSPSMIEEVTYDGQKREVILPDGSLVVLNSGSIVRYPSRFTDSRTVTLEGEAFFQVVKDSSKPFVVVTKLMHTKVLGTSFNVSAYKDRDSRVNVMSGKVAVQAENSPNEQVILKANEQVLVSQRTKHLFVTEEPAGRYSSWRLQTLEFDNATLKEVAFILEQKYGVTILFDTNHISDLKLTGVYKSPKIENVLESISFLKGVKYRYTDPYTIIWYYPSTQNLQKKKPM, from the coding sequence ATGAAATTATTTCCATTGAATAAAGATGCATTTATGAGGTTGGCCTATAGGTATTCAAAAGATCTATGTTCAACTAAAGAGAAAGAAGTTTTTGAGCATTTTTTAACTGCACTTCAAGAACGAAAACTTAATTGGGAGCTTACCGATGAAGATGCTAGTCGTATGCGCATGCTCTTACATATTAAACAGCGAATAGATGAGCAATCTAATCTTCGGTATACTATTGTACGAATAGCTGCGGCCATTGCATTTTTAGTTACTATGATTTCAATGGGTTACTATTTTGTTACTAGTCCGAGTATGATTGAAGAGGTGACTTATGATGGTCAAAAAAGAGAAGTTATTTTACCAGATGGATCCCTCGTGGTATTAAATTCGGGAAGTATAGTGCGTTATCCTAGCCGGTTTACAGATTCTCGAACGGTTACCTTAGAAGGGGAAGCTTTTTTTCAGGTGGTTAAAGATAGCTCGAAGCCTTTTGTAGTCGTAACGAAATTAATGCATACAAAAGTCTTAGGAACTTCATTCAATGTCTCTGCCTACAAGGATAGAGATTCACGTGTTAATGTAATGAGTGGAAAAGTGGCAGTACAAGCTGAGAATAGTCCAAATGAACAAGTAATTTTGAAGGCCAATGAACAGGTGCTTGTATCTCAAAGAACTAAGCATTTATTTGTAACTGAAGAGCCTGCGGGTCGTTATTCAAGTTGGAGGCTGCAAACATTAGAATTTGATAACGCCACTCTGAAAGAAGTTGCTTTTATTCTTGAACAGAAGTATGGAGTTACCATTCTATTTGATACTAATCATATTTCTGATTTGAAATTGACAGGAGTTTATAAATCTCCTAAAATAGAAAATGTATTGGAAAGTATCTCTTTTTTAAAAGGAGTGAAGTACCGTTATACTGACCCTTATACCATAATTTGGTATTATCCCTCCACACAAAATCTCCAAAAAAAGAAGCCTATGTAA
- the dnaE gene encoding DNA polymerase III subunit alpha, whose product MYLIFDTETTGLPKRWDAPISDVDNWPRAVQIAWQLHDATGKLIEHQDYLIKPEGFNIPYDAEKVHGISTELAKEEGITNSEVLHLFKEALSKATYVVGQNVSFDINIMGAELYRAGIETTLENLPILDTCTELTAELCKIPGGRGGRFKLPTLTELHEFLFQQPFAEAHNATADVEATTRCFFELLRIGEGFTTDQLPSEYLETFQQANNSQIQLIGLKHINLKAASEKIRERLLAEKTDNRLSKEEINQNIKELAQVNFAHLHNHSQFSVLQSTASVQDLIKAAVQNKMPAVALTDMANMMGAFQFVSSIGYHNKAAKAKNEAAIAEGLPPEEVILTPIVGCEYYICEDHTDKTRKDNGYQVVFLAKNKNGYHNLAKMASIAYTQGFYYVPRIDKQVVAQYKEDIMVLTGNLYGEIPSKVLNIGETQAEEALLWWKEQFGDDLYIEIMRHNQEDENRVNQVLIDFSRKHNVKLVATNNTYYIKKEDANAHDILLCVKDGEKQSTPIGRGRGYRFGMPNQEYYFKSGNEMKTLFKDLPEAIMNIQDIIDKITPYELAREVLLPKFDIPEEFQVNEDNQDGGKRGENKYLRHLTYEGAKKRYAEITVEIEERLDFELQVIENTGYPGYFLIVQDFIAAAREMGVSVGPGRGSAAGSAVAYCLGITNIDPIKYDLLFERFLNPDRVSMPDIDIDFDDEGRALVMDYVINKYGANQVAQIITYGKMATKSAIRDTARVLDLPLGDADRIAKLIPGMMPSKWNLARFLSENDDEIKKALKSSDEFERVKELIDIAQENSLAGETIQQAKILEGSLRNTGIHACGVIITPDDITNFVPVTTAKDSDLYVTQFDNAVAESAGLLKMDFLGLKTLTLIKDTVKLVKYRHNITLDPEQFPIDDVKTYELFQRGETVGIFQYESPGMQKYMKELKPTVFGDLIAMNALYRPGPLEYIPSFVRRKNGEEAIEYDLPAMEEYLAETYGITVYQEQVMLLSQKLAGFSKGDADVLRKAMGKKLIDVLEKMKSKFIEGAVKKGHPEDKLEKIWKDWTAFAQYAFNKSHSTCYAWIAYQTAYLKAHYPAEYMAAVLSNNMNDIKQVSFFLEECKRMGLEVLGPDVNESFHKFTVNKDNAIRFGMGAIKGVGKGAVDTIVENRKTSPYRSVFDMAKRIDLRSANKKAFENIALAGGFDSFEDTHRAQYFHDEGDGITFLEKALRYGAKMQENENSAQVSLFGEMSEVQIPEPVVPPCDTWGTMEKLKREKEVVGIYISGHPLDDFKTEIKYFCNASLSDLRELTRLVNREVSIAGVITDIQHRTSKNGKGWAAFTVEDYNDSYEFRLFNEDYLKFRHFLLINSFIYLRLYVREGFIKKETGERSEPRLQYNTMMQLQDVMQQFAKKITIHLNVEDIKPNKIDVLKQAVRDHGGEHQLYFSVYKLDEDVKLTMQSRKLKVNINSDLIDILRSQDFIFKLN is encoded by the coding sequence ATGTACCTGATTTTCGACACAGAAACCACCGGATTACCCAAGCGTTGGGATGCACCCATTAGCGATGTGGATAACTGGCCACGTGCTGTCCAAATAGCCTGGCAATTACACGACGCTACCGGAAAACTTATCGAACATCAGGACTATCTTATAAAACCTGAAGGATTCAATATTCCCTATGATGCTGAAAAAGTTCATGGTATTTCCACGGAGTTAGCTAAAGAAGAAGGAATCACTAATAGTGAGGTCCTCCATCTATTCAAAGAAGCTTTATCAAAAGCAACTTATGTAGTAGGCCAAAATGTTAGCTTTGATATCAACATAATGGGAGCCGAATTATACAGAGCAGGAATAGAAACTACTCTAGAAAACCTACCTATTTTAGATACATGTACTGAACTCACTGCTGAACTTTGTAAAATTCCAGGTGGACGAGGTGGACGTTTTAAACTACCTACACTTACTGAACTTCATGAATTTCTTTTCCAACAACCTTTTGCAGAGGCGCACAATGCCACTGCTGATGTTGAAGCAACTACTCGATGCTTTTTTGAGCTTTTGAGAATAGGGGAAGGATTTACTACCGATCAACTTCCTAGTGAATACCTTGAAACCTTCCAACAGGCCAATAATAGCCAAATTCAGCTTATTGGATTAAAACACATTAATCTAAAAGCAGCTTCAGAAAAAATACGCGAACGACTATTAGCTGAAAAAACAGACAATAGACTTTCAAAGGAAGAAATTAACCAAAACATAAAAGAACTTGCACAGGTAAATTTTGCACACCTTCATAATCATTCACAATTCTCTGTTTTACAATCTACAGCGAGTGTACAAGATCTAATAAAAGCTGCGGTTCAAAACAAAATGCCTGCTGTAGCATTAACAGACATGGCTAACATGATGGGTGCCTTTCAATTCGTAAGCAGTATCGGTTATCACAATAAAGCAGCTAAAGCCAAGAATGAAGCAGCCATAGCAGAAGGACTACCTCCCGAAGAGGTTATACTAACACCAATAGTTGGTTGTGAATATTACATCTGTGAAGATCATACTGACAAAACACGAAAGGACAATGGGTACCAAGTAGTTTTCTTAGCTAAAAACAAAAATGGTTATCATAATCTAGCTAAGATGGCTTCCATTGCCTATACCCAAGGATTCTATTATGTTCCTAGAATTGACAAGCAGGTAGTTGCCCAATATAAGGAAGACATAATGGTGCTAACAGGGAATCTCTATGGAGAGATTCCAAGTAAAGTCCTAAATATAGGTGAAACTCAGGCAGAAGAGGCATTGCTTTGGTGGAAAGAGCAATTTGGTGATGATCTATACATAGAAATCATGCGCCATAATCAAGAAGATGAAAATCGCGTCAATCAGGTTCTTATAGACTTTTCTCGTAAGCACAATGTGAAATTAGTAGCTACTAATAACACCTACTACATTAAGAAAGAAGATGCTAATGCTCATGATATTTTATTATGTGTAAAAGATGGTGAAAAACAATCCACTCCTATTGGACGTGGTAGAGGTTATCGTTTCGGAATGCCTAATCAGGAGTATTACTTTAAGAGTGGTAATGAAATGAAAACGCTATTCAAAGATTTACCTGAAGCCATCATGAACATTCAGGATATCATTGATAAAATAACGCCCTATGAATTAGCTCGTGAAGTACTCCTTCCAAAGTTTGATATTCCAGAAGAGTTTCAAGTGAATGAAGATAATCAAGACGGTGGTAAAAGAGGTGAAAATAAATACTTAAGACATCTCACATATGAAGGTGCAAAAAAAAGATATGCCGAAATAACAGTTGAAATTGAAGAACGTCTTGATTTCGAGCTCCAGGTTATTGAAAACACTGGATACCCTGGATACTTCCTAATTGTACAGGATTTTATTGCTGCAGCCCGAGAAATGGGCGTTTCAGTTGGTCCAGGACGTGGATCAGCAGCTGGGTCTGCAGTTGCCTATTGCCTAGGAATAACCAACATTGATCCAATTAAATACGATCTCCTATTTGAGCGATTTTTGAATCCTGACCGAGTAAGCATGCCCGATATTGATATAGATTTTGACGATGAAGGGCGAGCTTTAGTTATGGATTATGTTATCAATAAATATGGAGCTAATCAAGTAGCACAGATTATTACTTACGGTAAAATGGCCACAAAGTCTGCCATACGAGATACTGCTCGTGTTCTTGACCTTCCTCTAGGAGATGCAGACCGAATTGCTAAGTTGATACCCGGCATGATGCCGTCTAAATGGAACCTAGCCCGATTTTTATCAGAAAATGATGATGAAATAAAAAAGGCTCTAAAATCATCCGATGAATTTGAACGAGTTAAAGAACTAATTGACATTGCTCAAGAAAACTCTCTTGCAGGAGAGACAATTCAACAAGCAAAAATATTAGAAGGCTCGCTTAGAAACACAGGAATACATGCTTGTGGTGTTATTATTACTCCAGATGATATAACCAACTTTGTTCCAGTAACAACAGCCAAAGACTCCGACCTCTATGTCACACAATTCGACAATGCCGTTGCAGAGAGCGCAGGCTTGCTGAAAATGGACTTCCTAGGGCTCAAAACCCTTACCCTTATTAAAGATACAGTTAAGTTAGTTAAATACCGACACAACATAACTCTTGACCCAGAACAATTCCCTATTGATGACGTAAAAACATACGAACTATTCCAACGAGGAGAAACAGTTGGTATCTTCCAATACGAATCTCCTGGAATGCAAAAATACATGAAGGAGCTAAAGCCTACCGTTTTTGGCGATCTAATTGCTATGAACGCCTTATATCGCCCTGGCCCTTTGGAGTATATCCCAAGTTTTGTTCGTCGTAAAAATGGAGAAGAAGCTATAGAATATGACCTGCCTGCAATGGAAGAATACTTAGCAGAAACCTATGGAATTACTGTATACCAAGAGCAGGTGATGTTGTTATCACAAAAACTAGCAGGATTTTCTAAGGGTGATGCAGACGTATTACGTAAGGCAATGGGAAAAAAGCTTATAGATGTCCTTGAAAAAATGAAATCTAAGTTTATTGAAGGAGCCGTAAAAAAAGGACATCCTGAAGATAAACTTGAAAAAATATGGAAGGACTGGACTGCTTTTGCGCAATATGCTTTCAACAAATCACACTCAACTTGTTATGCATGGATTGCATATCAAACAGCCTACCTAAAAGCACATTATCCTGCAGAGTATATGGCTGCTGTACTTTCCAACAATATGAATGATATCAAACAAGTTTCTTTCTTTTTAGAAGAATGTAAACGAATGGGCTTAGAGGTATTAGGTCCTGATGTTAACGAATCGTTTCATAAATTCACAGTAAATAAAGACAATGCAATTCGCTTTGGAATGGGGGCCATTAAAGGTGTAGGAAAAGGTGCTGTAGACACTATTGTAGAAAATAGAAAGACTAGTCCATACAGATCTGTGTTTGATATGGCCAAACGTATTGATCTAAGATCAGCAAACAAAAAAGCCTTCGAAAACATAGCACTTGCGGGTGGTTTTGACTCTTTTGAAGACACACATAGAGCACAGTATTTCCATGATGAAGGCGATGGTATCACCTTTCTAGAAAAAGCTTTAAGATATGGTGCCAAGATGCAGGAAAATGAGAATTCTGCCCAAGTGAGTCTTTTTGGAGAAATGAGTGAGGTACAAATTCCAGAACCTGTCGTACCTCCTTGCGATACTTGGGGCACTATGGAAAAGTTAAAACGCGAAAAAGAGGTTGTTGGTATATATATATCAGGACATCCTTTGGATGATTTCAAGACCGAAATAAAATACTTTTGTAATGCCTCACTTTCAGACCTGCGAGAACTTACACGATTAGTAAACAGAGAAGTATCAATAGCTGGAGTAATAACCGATATACAACATCGCACTTCTAAAAATGGAAAAGGTTGGGCCGCATTCACTGTGGAAGACTACAATGATTCTTATGAGTTTAGACTGTTTAATGAGGATTACCTTAAATTCAGACACTTCCTTCTAATTAATTCATTCATCTACCTTAGATTATATGTGCGTGAAGGTTTTATCAAAAAGGAGACGGGCGAACGTAGTGAACCACGTTTACAGTATAATACAATGATGCAACTGCAAGATGTAATGCAACAATTTGCCAAAAAAATCACCATACATCTCAATGTCGAAGATATTAAGCCAAACAAAATTGATGTTCTTAAACAAGCAGTAAGAGACCATGGCGGAGAACACCAGCTTTATTTTTCGGTTTACAAGCTAGATGAAGATGTAAAATTGACTATGCAAAGCAGAAAGCTAAAAGTAAATATCAATTCAGATTTAATTGATATATTGCGTAGTCAAGATTTTATTTTCAAACTAAATTAA
- a CDS encoding RNA polymerase sigma factor, with the protein MKRPLSTISSEELSLRLSQKDSLAFEEVYERYWKRLYVYAYKIYEDEAICEDIVQEVFISLWEKASVTFIEHLEGYLYQAVKYKVADTLKKLRFTYIHDEVLASLDSVTSLYSTNYHELEEEVFHAMESLPSKCKEVFYLSRFKHLSNAEIANRLNISIRTVETHISHALRHLRSNLQIVPSVVFVFVALMLSKS; encoded by the coding sequence ATGAAAAGACCCCTTTCAACAATTTCTTCTGAAGAACTTAGCTTGAGGTTAAGCCAAAAGGACAGTTTGGCTTTTGAAGAAGTGTATGAGCGATATTGGAAAAGATTGTATGTATATGCGTATAAGATTTATGAGGATGAGGCTATCTGTGAAGATATAGTGCAAGAGGTCTTTATTAGTCTATGGGAAAAAGCCTCAGTTACTTTTATTGAACATTTAGAAGGATACCTATATCAAGCTGTGAAATACAAGGTTGCCGATACACTTAAAAAGCTTCGTTTTACTTATATTCACGATGAGGTGCTGGCTTCGTTAGATTCTGTCACTTCTCTGTATTCTACTAATTATCATGAATTAGAAGAAGAGGTTTTTCATGCCATGGAATCATTACCCTCTAAGTGTAAAGAGGTCTTTTATCTTAGTAGATTTAAACATCTTTCAAATGCTGAGATAGCAAATAGACTTAATATTTCAATTCGGACTGTGGAGACACATATCAGTCATGCCTTGCGTCATCTTCGTAGTAATCTACAAATCGTTCCTTCAGTAGTTTTTGTTTTTGTTGCGCTTATGTTGTCTAAAAGTTAA
- the trxA gene encoding thioredoxin has product MALEITDATFEEVVLKSDKPVLVDFWAAWCGPCRMVGPVIDQISEEYQGKAVIGKVDVDAHQEFAAKYGVRNIPTVLVFQNGEVVGRQVGVAPKNTYTEALDALL; this is encoded by the coding sequence ATGGCTCTGGAGATAACCGATGCTACTTTCGAAGAAGTAGTTTTAAAAAGTGACAAACCTGTATTAGTAGATTTTTGGGCTGCTTGGTGTGGTCCTTGCCGTATGGTAGGTCCAGTAATTGACCAAATAAGTGAAGAATACCAAGGAAAAGCAGTTATTGGAAAGGTAGATGTCGATGCACATCAAGAATTTGCGGCCAAATATGGAGTTCGTAACATCCCTACAGTATTGGTATTCCAAAATGGAGAGGTCGTAGGTAGACAAGTAGGTGTAGCACCTAAAAATACCTACACTGAAGCATTGGACGCTTTGTTGTAA
- a CDS encoding DUF456 domain-containing protein produces MDIVLVIMGFLCVVLGVLGSILPALPGPPISWVGLLLLYLTDTVATNWWFLGITLAVVIIVSVLDYTIPIAGTKRFGGSKAGMIGTTIGLVVALFVPIFGLFGIIIWPFIGALVGELINKSDSKNALKAAFGSFLGFVASTMLKFIVSIVYLGFFIKTTIQHGSSWF; encoded by the coding sequence ATGGATATAGTACTGGTTATTATGGGTTTTCTTTGTGTGGTACTAGGGGTTTTAGGAAGTATACTTCCGGCATTACCTGGCCCTCCTATCAGTTGGGTGGGATTATTGTTGTTATACCTCACAGATACTGTGGCTACGAATTGGTGGTTTTTGGGAATTACATTAGCAGTAGTTATAATTGTTTCTGTACTTGATTACACCATTCCAATAGCAGGCACAAAACGTTTTGGAGGAAGTAAGGCGGGAATGATTGGTACTACAATTGGTCTTGTAGTTGCATTGTTTGTGCCTATTTTTGGGTTATTTGGAATTATTATATGGCCATTCATAGGAGCATTGGTAGGCGAGTTAATTAATAAATCAGATTCAAAGAATGCATTGAAAGCTGCTTTTGGCTCCTTTTTAGGTTTTGTGGCATCTACAATGTTAAAGTTTATAGTGTCAATAGTATATTTAGGATTTTTTATTAAAACTACAATTCAACATGGATCATCTTGGTTTTAG